The Clostridia bacterium DNA window TAGCTTGATTATCTTGTGTAAAAGTCTGTTTTTCGTCTTCGCTCTGAGTATCTTCTGACAAAGCTTGTTTAACGTTTTTATCATTTTTCTTGCCAAAATTAATGGTTTCGCCTACTTCACTAAGCCCCTCAAATGTATCTGCAATAGGCGCCCAAACTTTGTTTTTTCTTAAATGTTTTGCAATCTTTCGTCCAAAAACAATGCCCAAACCAAGCAGCAAAAACAAGACGACAAAAATTATTACCCAAACCCACCATTCTACATTTCCTCCGCCCATATAAGCAGAACCGATCGTTCCGGGAATACGTGTCAAAATAATAAGAAAACAATAGTGCCTAAATTTCATTTTTGTGAGTCCAGCAGCATAGCACACAGCATCGCTAGGAATAAACGGAATAAGCATAAACAAAATAAACAGCAATGAATTTTTGTTTTCAAGCTTTTTTTCAATCTTTTCTATCGATTCTTTATCCGCCATTTGATAAACCAACGGTCTTCCAAATGCACGTGAAATACCAAATACCGCAAGGCTGCCCAAAACTACGCCAACCAATGTCAATCCAACTGACGGCCATATACCATACAAATACCCGCCTGCAATACCTACTACATTATTGGGTATAAAAGCTAGTATAACGGAAACAAAAACTATGACAATATAAACATATTTTGACCAACTGCCAAATTGCTCTATATAAGCTTGTATTTTTTCTCTGCCGCCTGTTCCCCCAAACAAGCTTTTAAATCCAACCGCTTTTACAAACACTACTGTTGCTGCAATCGTTAATCCCAATATTAATATCAAAACTATAAGGCTAATAATCTGATAAGTACCAAATTTTTTCTTAGTTTTATTCTGTTGATTTTTTTCGGTCATATCGTTTATTATATCAAATTGCTGTTTTTAATCAAATAAAAAATCTATCATTTGAGTGATACAATCTTATATAAATTATAAATATGAAAAAAATATATAAAAGTTCTTGATAGGTTTACAAAAATTTAGAGCCATAATAATGGTGTTTATTTTATAAAAATTTTTGATTGTGTTTTTGTTAAACTGATTGTATAATATATTTTACGCTGATGTAGCTCAGCCGGTAGAGCAGCTGATTCGTAATCAGCAGGTCAGGGGTTCGAATCCCCTCATCAGCTCCAAAAAAAGCCGTTTTCACTAGTTTTGTTAGTATTAACAGCTTTTTTCATAGGGTTATTGTCAAAGTTTGATAGCAATATTTAAGTTCTAAAACATTAAAAATTTATACTTCCTTTAACTTTTGTATGTATTCTAATATTGGAGAATTACCACGCTTTAATATATGCGTATAAGTATTAAGCGTCATATCAAGGCTTGCGTGTCCGACTGTTTTTGAATATATTTCTCTCTCATACCGACATAATAACAAACGCTTATAAACGTATGCCTAAAGGTATGAAGATT harbors:
- a CDS encoding TVP38/TMEM64 family protein: MTEKNQQNKTKKKFGTYQIISLIVLILILGLTIAATVVFVKAVGFKSLFGGTGGREKIQAYIEQFGSWSKYVYIVIVFVSVILAFIPNNVVGIAGGYLYGIWPSVGLTLVGVVLGSLAVFGISRAFGRPLVYQMADKESIEKIEKKLENKNSLLFILFMLIPFIPSDAVCYAAGLTKMKFRHYCFLIILTRIPGTIGSAYMGGGNVEWWVWVIIFVVLFLLLGLGIVFGRKIAKHLRKNKVWAPIADTFEGLSEVGETINFGKKNDKNVKQALSEDTQSEDEKQTFTQDNQAKDDKDVLIEDNQPKDEKNDTNE